A stretch of the Oceanibaculum nanhaiense genome encodes the following:
- a CDS encoding ligase-associated DNA damage response DEXH box helicase — MTTGPISDLLPESFRAWFARRGWQAHAHQLAMLAAARAGRSALLIAPTGGGKTLAGFLPSLVELADGDYSGLHTLYVSPLKALAVDIHRNLEVPVAEMGLPIRIETRTGDTPQSKRLRQRTKPPQMLLTTPESLALLLSYPDAPQMFAGLKCVVLDELHAIAGTKRGDLLALGLARLSSLAPGCRRVGLSATVAHRDPLLAYLSAEGRADAGDVALVAGGEAAKPEVKILLPRGRMPWSGHMAVFALPEVYEAVKAAKTAIIFVNTRAQAEIVFQELWRLNDDNLPIGLHHGSLAVEQRRKVEAAMARGALRAVVATSSLDLGIDWAAVDLVVQIGAPKGVSRLLQRIGRANHRLDTPSRALLVPANRFEVLECKAALDGIRAMELDGDPPRPGGLDVLAQHIVGTACAGPFQADALYAEIARAAPYAGLDRQTFDDVLEFCATGGYALRSYERYRRLIGDGPKGSDGGWRLSHPSHLRRYRMNVGTIVEAVTLKVRLNRGPILGEVEEYFVMGLEPGDTFLFAGRLLRFDGLRETMVQASPATGDAPKIPAYAGGRLPLSTSLADRVRGLLQDDANWPTLPAPVEEWLRMQQFRSVMPRRDGLLVESFPRGGKEFLVAYCFEGRNAHQTLGMLLTRRMERMGFGPLGFVASDYVLAVWSVTPVPAAAMDDLFAEDLLGDDLEEWMDESSMLRRTFRNVAVIAGLIEKRAPGQEKTGRQVTFSTDLIYDVLRKHEPSHVLLRATRADAAGGLTDISRLSAMLGRIKGRITHRRLDRISPLAVPVMLEIGREQVYGAGLDDLLDEAAEALIDDATRLPPQASLPL; from the coding sequence GTGACCACAGGTCCGATCAGCGACTTGCTGCCCGAAAGCTTCCGCGCCTGGTTCGCCCGGCGTGGCTGGCAGGCGCATGCCCATCAGCTGGCCATGCTGGCGGCGGCGCGGGCGGGGCGCTCGGCGCTGCTGATCGCGCCAACCGGCGGCGGCAAGACGCTGGCCGGCTTCCTGCCCAGTCTGGTCGAACTGGCGGATGGTGACTATTCGGGCCTGCACACGCTCTATGTCTCGCCTCTGAAGGCGCTGGCGGTCGATATCCACCGCAATCTGGAAGTGCCGGTGGCCGAGATGGGCCTGCCGATCCGCATCGAAACGCGGACCGGCGACACGCCGCAATCCAAACGGCTGCGTCAGCGCACGAAACCGCCGCAGATGCTGCTGACCACGCCGGAATCGCTGGCGCTGCTGCTGTCCTACCCGGATGCACCGCAGATGTTCGCCGGGCTGAAATGCGTGGTGCTGGACGAGCTGCACGCGATTGCCGGCACGAAGCGCGGCGATCTGCTGGCGCTGGGTCTGGCGCGGCTGTCGAGCCTGGCCCCCGGCTGCCGGCGCGTCGGCCTGTCGGCCACGGTGGCGCACCGCGATCCGCTGCTGGCCTATCTGTCGGCGGAGGGCCGGGCCGATGCCGGCGATGTGGCGCTGGTGGCAGGCGGCGAAGCGGCTAAGCCGGAGGTGAAGATCCTGCTGCCGCGCGGGCGCATGCCCTGGTCGGGCCATATGGCGGTCTTTGCCCTGCCGGAGGTCTATGAGGCGGTGAAGGCGGCGAAAACCGCCATCATCTTCGTGAATACCCGCGCCCAGGCGGAGATCGTGTTCCAGGAGCTGTGGCGGCTGAACGACGACAATTTGCCCATCGGCCTGCATCATGGCAGCCTCGCCGTCGAGCAGCGCCGCAAGGTTGAGGCGGCGATGGCGCGCGGCGCCCTGCGTGCGGTGGTGGCAACCTCCTCGCTCGATCTCGGCATCGACTGGGCAGCGGTCGATCTGGTGGTGCAGATCGGGGCACCGAAGGGGGTCAGCCGGCTGCTGCAGCGCATTGGTCGCGCCAATCACCGGCTGGATACGCCGAGCCGCGCTCTGCTGGTGCCAGCCAACCGCTTCGAGGTGCTGGAATGCAAGGCGGCGCTGGACGGCATCCGCGCGATGGAGCTGGATGGCGACCCGCCGCGCCCCGGCGGCTTGGACGTGCTGGCCCAGCATATTGTCGGTACCGCCTGCGCCGGGCCATTCCAGGCCGACGCGCTGTATGCCGAGATCGCCAGAGCCGCGCCCTATGCCGGCCTCGACCGCCAGACCTTTGACGATGTTCTGGAATTCTGTGCCACCGGCGGCTATGCGCTGCGCAGCTATGAGCGCTACCGGCGGCTGATCGGCGACGGACCAAAGGGGAGTGACGGCGGCTGGCGGCTGTCGCACCCGTCGCACCTGCGCCGCTACCGGATGAATGTCGGCACCATCGTCGAGGCGGTGACGCTGAAGGTGCGGCTGAACCGCGGGCCGATCCTGGGCGAGGTCGAGGAATATTTCGTCATGGGGCTGGAACCCGGCGACACCTTCCTGTTCGCCGGCCGGCTGCTGCGCTTTGACGGGTTGCGGGAGACGATGGTGCAGGCCAGCCCGGCCACGGGCGATGCGCCGAAGATACCGGCCTATGCCGGCGGGCGATTGCCGTTGTCCACCTCTCTGGCCGACCGGGTGCGTGGCTTGTTGCAGGATGATGCGAACTGGCCGACCCTGCCGGCGCCGGTCGAGGAATGGCTGCGCATGCAGCAGTTCCGTTCCGTCATGCCGCGCCGCGACGGGCTGCTGGTCGAGAGCTTCCCGCGCGGCGGCAAGGAATTCCTGGTCGCCTATTGCTTCGAGGGCCGCAACGCGCATCAGACGCTGGGCATGCTGCTGACGCGGCGGATGGAGCGCATGGGGTTCGGCCCGCTGGGCTTCGTCGCCTCCGACTATGTGCTGGCGGTTTGGAGCGTGACGCCGGTGCCGGCCGCCGCGATGGACGACCTCTTCGCGGAGGATCTGCTGGGCGACGATCTGGAAGAATGGATGGATGAGAGCAGCATGCTCCGCCGCACCTTCCGCAATGTTGCGGTCATTGCCGGGCTGATCGAGAAACGCGCGCCGGGGCAGGAGAAGACCGGCCGGCAGGTCACCTTCAGCACCGACCTGATCTATGACGTGCTGAGGAAGCACGAGCCATCCCATGTGCTGCTGCGCGCCACCCGCGCCGACGCGGCGGGTGGCCTCACCGACATTTCCCGCCTGTCCGCCATGCTGGGCCGCATCAAGGGCCGGATCACGCATCGCCGGCTCGACCGTATCTCGCCGCTGGCCGTGCCGGTCATGCTGGAGATCGGGCGGGAGCAGGTCTATGGTGCCGGCCTTGACGATCTGCTGGATGAGGCCGCCGAAGCGCTGATCGACGACGCCACCCGCCTGCCGCCGCAAGCCAGCCTGCCGCTGTGA
- a CDS encoding MoaD/ThiS family protein produces the protein MGKMVSVTLPAALLPLFPGAPGLLQLEAGTVDEVMDALEARWPGMRDRLCDSRPAIRRHINVFVEGRRATLATPLPPGTEVFIITAVSGG, from the coding sequence ATGGGCAAAATGGTTTCCGTCACCCTGCCGGCGGCGCTGCTGCCGCTGTTTCCCGGCGCGCCGGGTCTGCTGCAACTGGAAGCCGGCACGGTGGACGAGGTGATGGACGCGCTGGAGGCGCGCTGGCCCGGCATGCGCGACCGGCTGTGCGACAGCCGCCCGGCCATCCGTCGGCACATCAATGTGTTCGTGGAGGGCAGGCGGGCAACGCTCGCCACACCGCTGCCGCCGGGCACGGAGGTCTTCATCATCACGGCGGTCAGCGGCGGGTGA
- a CDS encoding WD40/YVTN/BNR-like repeat-containing protein: protein MTQRLLVLLGTKKGAFILESDPARKDFTLRGPFCQTWPVNHVIGDPQTGTIYAGGGDAWFGPAVWKSADGGESWSHSSAGLAYPEGQEPIKSVWSLARAADGSLYAGVEPAGLFRSTDGGESWVPVTGLNAHPTRDRWMPGGGGLILHSLVPHPTDPKKLWAGISTAGVFYTEDGGESWEPRNQGTRCDYNPEDQRYPEIGQCVHSIVMAPGMPERLYQQNHCGMYRSDDGGRQWHSIEAGLPSSFGFPAAAHPRDPDTLFLLPLNGDIAGRYMPGAKAAVWRTSDSGASWQDKRAGLPQQGAFFGVLRQALATDRLDKAGVYFGTSGGALYASNDEGENWTCLAQHLPAIFSVETLLRAA, encoded by the coding sequence ATGACGCAAAGACTGCTGGTTCTGCTGGGCACCAAGAAGGGCGCCTTCATTCTGGAAAGCGATCCGGCCCGGAAGGATTTCACGCTGCGCGGCCCGTTCTGCCAGACCTGGCCGGTCAATCATGTGATCGGCGATCCACAGACCGGCACCATCTATGCCGGCGGCGGCGATGCCTGGTTCGGGCCGGCGGTGTGGAAATCGGCCGATGGCGGCGAGAGCTGGAGCCATTCCAGCGCCGGCCTCGCCTATCCGGAAGGCCAGGAGCCGATAAAGTCGGTCTGGAGCCTGGCCCGGGCGGCCGATGGCAGCCTCTATGCCGGGGTGGAGCCGGCCGGCCTGTTCCGCAGCACCGATGGCGGCGAGAGCTGGGTGCCGGTGACCGGGCTGAACGCGCATCCGACCCGTGATCGCTGGATGCCGGGCGGCGGCGGGCTGATCCTGCACTCGCTGGTGCCGCACCCGACCGACCCGAAGAAGCTGTGGGCCGGCATCTCCACCGCCGGCGTGTTCTACACCGAGGATGGCGGGGAGAGCTGGGAGCCGCGTAACCAGGGCACGCGCTGTGACTACAACCCGGAGGACCAGCGCTATCCGGAGATTGGCCAGTGCGTCCATTCCATCGTGATGGCGCCCGGCATGCCGGAACGGCTGTACCAGCAGAATCATTGCGGCATGTACCGCAGCGACGATGGCGGGCGGCAGTGGCACAGCATCGAGGCGGGGCTGCCCTCCAGCTTTGGCTTTCCGGCGGCGGCCCATCCGCGCGATCCCGACACGCTGTTCCTGCTGCCACTAAACGGCGATATCGCCGGCCGCTACATGCCCGGCGCCAAGGCGGCGGTCTGGCGCACCAGCGATAGCGGGGCAAGCTGGCAGGACAAGCGCGCCGGCCTGCCGCAGCAGGGCGCCTTCTTCGGTGTGTTGCGGCAGGCGCTGGCAACCGACCGGCTGGACAAGGCCGGGGTCTATTTCGGCACCAGCGGCGGCGCGCTCTACGCCAGCAATGACGAGGGCGAGAACTGGACATGCCTGGCCCAGCACCTGCCGGCGATTTTCTCGGTCGAGACGCTGCTCAGGGCGGCGTGA
- a CDS encoding MarR family winged helix-turn-helix transcriptional regulator → MRDTCLCLHAQRAARSLARRFDDALRPVGLNNGQFSLMMSLNRPEPARMGDVASLLAMDRTTLTAALKPLTRRGLVEILIDPKDKRSRRLVLTDAGRALLAEAVPIWEKNHAEIDKLLGDAEAQRLRNGLVTLS, encoded by the coding sequence GTGCGCGACACCTGCCTGTGCCTGCATGCCCAGCGCGCCGCCCGATCCCTGGCGCGCCGCTTCGACGACGCGCTGCGGCCGGTCGGGCTGAATAACGGCCAGTTCTCCCTGATGATGTCGCTGAACCGCCCGGAGCCCGCGCGCATGGGCGATGTCGCAAGCCTGTTGGCGATGGACCGCACTACCTTGACCGCCGCGCTGAAACCGCTGACGCGGCGCGGCCTCGTGGAGATCCTGATCGACCCGAAGGACAAGCGCAGCCGCCGGCTGGTGCTGACCGATGCCGGCCGCGCCCTGCTCGCTGAGGCAGTGCCGATCTGGGAAAAAAACCACGCCGAGATCGACAAGCTGCTGGGCGATGCTGAAGCGCAGCGGCTGCGTAACGGGCTGGTCACGCTTTCCTGA
- a CDS encoding dihydrodipicolinate synthase family protein — MRRFKDFQPKGVIPATLLALNDDYSINEKESRRHNAHVAATPGLAAVTVNGHASEVHACTFEEQKRILDFCLDEMGDRIPLINGIYADGSHEAARLARMADEAGASCLLVFPPQSMTMGGQLRPEMAVAHFKMIADATDLPIILFQYPMGTGLGYPFETLLKLFEEVPSIKAIKDWSNDAMLHEKHIRTFQNLPRPVTVLTTHSSWLMASLTLGAGGLLSGAGSVIPDLQVALFEAVQAKDLAKAQAINDRIYPLAQAFYTPPFLDMHNRMKECLVMLGRAEKAVMRPPLMKLSAEELSRLRAALAEAGIGRDGAMPLAAE, encoded by the coding sequence ATGCGACGCTTCAAGGACTTCCAGCCGAAGGGCGTGATTCCGGCGACCCTGCTGGCGCTGAATGACGATTACTCGATCAACGAAAAAGAATCGCGCCGCCACAACGCGCATGTCGCGGCGACGCCCGGTCTTGCCGCCGTCACGGTGAACGGCCACGCCTCGGAAGTGCATGCCTGCACCTTCGAGGAGCAGAAGCGCATCCTGGATTTCTGCCTGGATGAAATGGGCGACCGGATTCCCCTCATCAACGGCATCTATGCCGATGGCAGCCACGAGGCCGCACGCCTGGCCAGGATGGCGGACGAGGCCGGCGCATCCTGCCTGTTGGTGTTCCCGCCGCAGAGCATGACGATGGGCGGCCAGCTAAGGCCGGAGATGGCCGTCGCCCATTTCAAGATGATCGCCGACGCCACCGACCTGCCGATCATCCTGTTCCAGTACCCGATGGGCACCGGCCTCGGCTATCCGTTCGAGACGCTGCTGAAGCTGTTCGAGGAAGTGCCCTCGATCAAGGCGATCAAGGACTGGTCGAACGATGCGATGCTGCATGAGAAGCACATCCGCACCTTCCAGAACCTGCCGCGCCCGGTGACGGTGCTGACCACCCATTCCTCCTGGCTGATGGCCTCGCTGACCTTGGGTGCGGGCGGATTGCTGTCCGGTGCGGGCAGCGTGATCCCTGACCTTCAGGTCGCGCTGTTCGAGGCGGTGCAGGCCAAGGACCTTGCCAAGGCGCAGGCGATCAACGACCGCATCTACCCGCTGGCGCAGGCCTTCTACACCCCGCCCTTCCTCGACATGCACAACCGCATGAAGGAATGCCTGGTGATGCTGGGCCGGGCCGAGAAAGCAGTGATGCGCCCGCCATTGATGAAGCTATCGGCGGAGGAGCTGTCGCGCCTGCGCGCGGCGCTGGCCGAGGCCGGCATCGGCCGCGACGGAGCGATGCCGCTCGCCGCCGAGTAA
- a CDS encoding NADH:flavin oxidoreductase, giving the protein MADLFAPGRIGPATLPNRVVMASMTTRAADAEGFVTEDGMAYYQARARGGVGLITVEMAAPEKAGRHRFHELGLYDDRFLPGLTRLVAMIHEEGSAASIQLGHGGGHTRKDICGETPIAPSAVPHPVLEITMETIVPEAMTKERIEQTVRAYVEAADRARRAGFDCVEIHASHGYLISQFHTPAENIRTDDYGGSLENRARFGLDITRRIKAEVPGIGVIYRLTVEDYFPDGLPFADGFQIAVWAAEAGADALHISAGHYRSLPSAARMIPPMWMGEAPFLDFARQIKRAVKIPVIAVGNLGDPALARQAVASGEVDFIALGRPLLADPDWVNKAKAGKAVRRCLACNSCIDGMRGGGRLHCLVNPTVGRELLFANGRPPAQPPSGERIAVIGGGPAGLSYAALVAGDNAVTLFERDAHLGGSFRLAGLAPKFQEVETRAGSFLSYINALEKDCRDKGVILHTGVDVTRDPALLDGFDRVVVATGAAYRYGLGLAIPALLRAGAGKWPGLSRLMARPGLRDWFYHRARYGTGHATSDQLASRPGQTVEVIGDARRAGKAIPALQSAFAAALLGDPAALEQREQAMPNLPARSPRKED; this is encoded by the coding sequence ATGGCCGACCTGTTCGCGCCGGGCCGGATCGGTCCGGCGACGCTCCCCAACCGTGTCGTGATGGCCTCGATGACGACCCGCGCCGCCGATGCGGAGGGTTTCGTCACCGAGGACGGCATGGCCTATTACCAAGCCCGCGCGCGCGGCGGCGTCGGCCTCATCACCGTGGAGATGGCGGCACCGGAAAAGGCCGGCAGGCACCGCTTCCACGAACTTGGCCTGTATGACGACCGGTTCCTGCCAGGTCTGACCCGGCTCGTTGCGATGATCCATGAGGAAGGCTCCGCCGCCAGCATCCAGCTTGGCCATGGCGGCGGCCACACCCGCAAGGATATCTGCGGCGAGACGCCCATCGCCCCGTCGGCCGTGCCGCATCCGGTGCTGGAGATCACGATGGAGACCATCGTGCCGGAGGCGATGACGAAGGAGCGCATCGAGCAAACGGTCCGCGCCTATGTCGAAGCCGCCGACCGGGCCAGGCGCGCCGGTTTCGACTGCGTCGAAATCCACGCCTCGCATGGCTATCTGATCTCGCAGTTCCACACCCCGGCCGAGAATATCCGCACCGACGACTATGGTGGCAGCCTAGAGAACCGGGCGCGCTTCGGCCTCGACATCACCCGCCGCATCAAGGCCGAGGTGCCCGGAATCGGCGTGATCTACCGGCTGACGGTGGAGGATTATTTTCCCGACGGTCTGCCCTTCGCGGACGGGTTCCAAATTGCGGTCTGGGCCGCCGAGGCCGGGGCCGATGCCCTGCATATCTCCGCCGGGCATTACCGCTCGCTGCCCTCCGCCGCGCGCATGATCCCGCCAATGTGGATGGGCGAGGCGCCGTTCCTCGATTTTGCGCGCCAGATCAAGCGGGCGGTGAAGATACCGGTGATCGCCGTCGGCAATCTGGGCGACCCGGCCCTCGCCCGGCAGGCGGTGGCGTCCGGCGAGGTCGATTTCATCGCGCTTGGCCGCCCGCTGCTGGCCGACCCCGACTGGGTGAACAAGGCGAAAGCCGGCAAGGCCGTGCGTCGCTGCCTTGCCTGCAACAGCTGCATCGATGGCATGCGCGGCGGCGGCAGGCTGCATTGTCTGGTGAACCCGACGGTCGGGCGCGAACTGCTGTTCGCCAATGGTCGCCCGCCCGCCCAACCGCCCAGCGGCGAGAGGATCGCGGTGATCGGCGGCGGGCCAGCCGGCCTCAGCTACGCCGCGCTGGTCGCCGGGGATAATGCGGTGACTTTGTTCGAGCGTGACGCGCATCTGGGCGGCAGCTTCCGGCTCGCCGGTCTTGCGCCAAAATTCCAGGAAGTGGAGACGCGCGCGGGCAGCTTCCTTTCCTACATCAATGCACTGGAAAAGGACTGCCGCGACAAGGGCGTGATCCTCCACACCGGCGTCGATGTCACCCGCGACCCCGCACTGCTGGACGGTTTCGACCGCGTCGTCGTGGCGACCGGTGCTGCCTACCGCTATGGCCTCGGCCTCGCCATCCCCGCCCTGCTGCGCGCCGGGGCCGGCAAGTGGCCCGGCCTATCCAGACTGATGGCGCGGCCGGGCCTGCGCGACTGGTTCTATCACCGTGCCCGATACGGAACCGGGCATGCAACCAGTGACCAGCTTGCGTCGCGGCCCGGCCAGACGGTCGAGGTGATCGGCGATGCCCGCCGCGCCGGCAAGGCGATTCCCGCCCTGCAAAGCGCCTTCGCCGCCGCCCTGCTTGGCGATCCCGCAGCACTCGAACAGAGGGAACAGGCGATGCCGAATCTCCCTGCCCGCTCCCCAAGAAAGGAAGACTGA
- a CDS encoding SDR family NAD(P)-dependent oxidoreductase, whose amino-acid sequence MYDLTGRKALITGGANGIGRATALRLAREGCDIALLDREPAEETAAAVRALGREAHVAVGDVTDEASVTAAANQLVKALGPVDVLVNSAGILRLGSLIEMDPKDWRNSFAVNVDGIFWTCRAVLPAMVARKQGRVINMASWLGKKAIANYSAYCASKFAVIGVTQSLAMEMAPHGITVNAVCPGLIVETRMRDESEAQHQALGLPMAKDRVNTIPMGRLGLPNDVARLVCFLASDESDYMTGQSINITGGLWTS is encoded by the coding sequence ATGTATGATCTCACCGGCAGGAAGGCGCTGATCACCGGCGGCGCCAACGGCATCGGCCGCGCCACCGCACTGCGCCTCGCCAGGGAGGGCTGCGACATTGCCCTGCTCGACCGCGAGCCGGCGGAAGAAACGGCGGCTGCCGTGCGCGCGCTGGGCCGCGAGGCCCATGTCGCGGTCGGCGATGTCACCGACGAGGCCTCGGTCACGGCAGCGGCCAATCAGCTCGTGAAGGCGCTGGGTCCTGTCGATGTGCTGGTGAACAGCGCCGGCATCCTGCGCCTCGGTTCGCTGATCGAGATGGATCCGAAGGACTGGCGCAACAGCTTCGCCGTCAATGTGGACGGCATCTTCTGGACCTGCCGCGCCGTGCTGCCCGCCATGGTCGCGCGCAAGCAGGGCCGGGTCATCAATATGGCGTCCTGGCTCGGCAAGAAGGCGATCGCCAATTACAGCGCCTATTGCGCCAGCAAATTCGCGGTCATCGGCGTGACGCAGAGCCTGGCGATGGAGATGGCGCCGCACGGCATCACCGTGAACGCGGTTTGCCCCGGCCTGATCGTCGAGACCAGGATGCGCGATGAATCCGAAGCGCAGCACCAGGCGCTGGGCCTGCCGATGGCGAAGGACCGGGTGAACACCATCCCGATGGGCCGGCTCGGCCTGCCGAACGACGTCGCCCGGCTGGTCTGCTTCCTGGCGTCGGACGAATCCGATTATATGACCGGCCAGTCGATCAACATCACCGGCGGCCTCTGGACCAGCTGA
- a CDS encoding SDR family oxidoreductase — translation MRLKDKIAIVTGGGSGIGHATCLTFAREGAYVVVADRNAEAAAKVAEALKKAGGKGEALAVNVADSKAVKAMVEDVAARHGKLDILVNNAGYGIAGTVVNTTEEDWDALMAVNVNGVFYGCKHAIPIMEKQGGGVIVNTASTVSKVGIPNRAAYCASKGAVASLTRAMALDHVDANIRVNCVAPGTIESPYFDEIFRKSNDAAALRDGLEKRQAMKRLGKPQEIANAILFLASEESSFCTGSMMLVDGGWTAK, via the coding sequence ATGCGCTTAAAAGACAAGATCGCCATCGTCACCGGGGGCGGCTCCGGCATCGGCCATGCCACCTGCCTGACCTTTGCCCGTGAAGGGGCGTACGTCGTGGTCGCCGACCGCAATGCGGAGGCCGCCGCCAAGGTCGCGGAGGCGCTAAAAAAAGCCGGCGGCAAGGGCGAGGCGCTGGCCGTCAATGTGGCCGACTCCAAGGCCGTGAAGGCGATGGTCGAGGATGTCGCCGCGCGTCACGGAAAGCTGGACATTCTGGTGAACAATGCCGGCTATGGCATCGCCGGCACGGTGGTGAACACCACCGAGGAGGACTGGGACGCGCTGATGGCGGTGAATGTGAACGGCGTGTTCTATGGCTGCAAGCACGCCATCCCGATCATGGAGAAGCAGGGCGGCGGGGTGATCGTGAACACCGCCTCCACCGTCTCCAAGGTGGGCATCCCGAACCGCGCGGCCTATTGCGCCTCGAAGGGTGCCGTCGCGTCGCTAACCCGCGCCATGGCGCTGGATCATGTGGACGCCAACATCCGGGTGAACTGCGTGGCGCCGGGGACAATCGAATCGCCCTATTTCGACGAGATTTTCCGCAAGAGCAACGATGCGGCGGCCCTGCGCGACGGGCTGGAAAAGCGTCAGGCGATGAAGCGGCTGGGCAAGCCGCAGGAGATTGCCAACGCCATCCTGTTTCTGGCCAGTGAGGAAAGCAGCTTCTGCACCGGCTCGATGATGCTGGTCGATGGCGGCTGGACGGCGAAGTAA
- a CDS encoding glycosyltransferase family 4 protein: MERNDVMTECAQGNAAILYRPDNVMDRPMGRQVAEEGFLRGYARHAVADSLYCCAASPDDAGRFAAIAASVGGPHREVRWAPMDSASAIAEAGCLFLSGPNLRPAAFLRRGFNQRAYSLCGVTHTLASTAAMDAIGDLLLAPIQPWDALICTSRAGRDAVERQLQAVAAYLEERMGAAPPSLPELRTIPLGIDCAAYGRDEAQRAAWRGRLGIGPEDVVALFVGRLSAHAKANPDPMYMALERAAQRTTRKLHLIQAGWFHNAGLERGFRSAAAQLAPSVGVHIVSPLEDEAHRQIWSAADFFVSPSDNIQETFGLTPLEAMAAGLPVVVSDWDGYRDTVRDGIDGFCIPTLTPMAGGGGDLAARHALGMDRYDLYIGKASLFTAVDIEACAEACLKLAEDADLRRTMGESGRARARAHFDWSAIVPAYQVLWAELAERRARAVEIVPPSPDRPADPWRLDPFQQFAAYPSRVLTADSLVRLAPEGLWELEAAYASPHITYARNALLPVEDARILCRHLAEVPEWRAEDLVRHLPAERQPIGFRGLAWLAKCGIVTIRR; this comes from the coding sequence GTGGAGCGTAACGACGTGATGACTGAGTGCGCGCAGGGCAACGCGGCCATTCTCTATCGTCCGGACAATGTCATGGACAGGCCGATGGGCCGGCAGGTGGCGGAGGAGGGATTCCTGCGCGGCTATGCCCGGCATGCGGTCGCGGACAGCCTGTATTGTTGTGCCGCCTCGCCGGACGATGCCGGGCGTTTTGCCGCCATCGCTGCATCGGTGGGTGGGCCGCACCGTGAGGTGCGCTGGGCACCGATGGACAGCGCATCGGCAATCGCGGAGGCGGGATGCCTGTTCCTCTCCGGCCCGAATTTGCGCCCCGCGGCCTTCCTGCGCCGGGGCTTCAATCAACGCGCCTACAGCCTGTGCGGCGTGACGCACACCCTTGCCTCGACTGCAGCAATGGATGCCATCGGCGACCTGTTGCTGGCCCCGATCCAGCCCTGGGATGCGCTGATCTGCACCTCACGGGCCGGCCGCGATGCGGTGGAGCGGCAGCTTCAGGCGGTTGCCGCCTATCTGGAGGAGAGGATGGGCGCCGCCCCGCCGTCCCTGCCCGAGCTGCGGACGATCCCGCTGGGCATCGACTGCGCGGCCTATGGCCGGGACGAGGCACAGCGTGCCGCCTGGCGCGGGCGGCTGGGGATCGGCCCGGAGGATGTCGTGGCGCTGTTCGTCGGCCGGCTGAGCGCGCACGCGAAGGCCAATCCCGATCCGATGTACATGGCGCTGGAACGTGCCGCGCAGCGGACCACCCGCAAGCTGCATCTGATCCAGGCAGGATGGTTCCACAATGCCGGGCTGGAACGCGGCTTCCGAAGCGCTGCAGCACAACTTGCCCCCTCGGTGGGCGTGCATATCGTCTCCCCCCTGGAGGACGAAGCGCACCGGCAGATCTGGTCGGCGGCGGATTTCTTCGTCTCGCCCAGCGACAATATCCAGGAGACTTTCGGGCTGACGCCGCTGGAGGCGATGGCGGCGGGGCTGCCGGTCGTCGTCAGCGACTGGGACGGCTATCGCGATACGGTGCGAGACGGAATTGACGGATTCTGCATTCCCACCCTGACCCCGATGGCGGGCGGCGGTGGCGATCTTGCCGCGCGTCATGCGCTGGGGATGGATCGCTATGACCTCTATATCGGCAAGGCGAGCCTGTTTACCGCCGTCGATATCGAGGCTTGCGCGGAGGCCTGCCTGAAGCTGGCTGAGGATGCCGATCTGCGCCGGACGATGGGAGAAAGCGGCCGGGCGCGGGCGCGGGCACATTTCGACTGGTCGGCCATCGTGCCGGCCTATCAGGTGCTCTGGGCAGAACTGGCGGAACGCCGCGCCCGGGCGGTGGAGATTGTACCGCCTTCGCCGGACAGGCCGGCGGACCCCTGGCGGCTCGATCCTTTCCAGCAATTCGCCGCCTACCCCAGCCGGGTGCTGACGGCGGACAGCCTCGTGCGGCTGGCGCCGGAGGGGCTATGGGAGTTGGAGGCCGCCTATGCCTCGCCGCATATCACCTACGCCAGGAATGCGCTGCTCCCGGTAGAGGATGCCCGAATCCTGTGCCGGCATCTGGCCGAGGTGCCGGAATGGCGGGCGGAGGATCTGGTGCGGCATTTGCCGGCCGAGCGCCAGCCCATCGGCTTCCGGGGGCTGGCATGGCTGGCGAAATGCGGGATCGTGACGATCCGCCGCTAG